One part of the Onychomys torridus chromosome 13, mOncTor1.1, whole genome shotgun sequence genome encodes these proteins:
- the Pcdh12 gene encoding protocadherin-12, which translates to MLLLPFLLGLLGPGSYLFLSGDCQEVATVVVKFQVTEEVSSGTVIAKLSQEPGVEERRGKAGDAFQILQLPQALPIQLNSEDGLLSTSSRLDREQLCRQHDPCLLSFDVLATRASALIHVEIQVLDINDHEPQFPKAEQELEISESAALYTRIPLDRALDQDTGPNSLSSYSLSLSEHFALDVIVGPDETKHAELVVVKELDREVHSVFDLVLTAYDNGNPPKSGTSMVKVNVLDSNDNSPVFAESSLALEIPEDTAPGTLLINLTATDPDQGPNGEVEFFFGKHVSPEVMNTFGVDAKTGQIILRQALDYEKNTAYEVDVQARDLGPNSIPGHCKVLIKVLDVNDNAPSIHITWASQMSLVSEDLPRDSFIALVSANDLDSGNNGLVHCWLKQELGHFRLKRTNGNTYMLLTNATLDREQWSIYTLTVFAQDQGPQPLSAEKELRIQVSDVNDNAPVFEKNRYEVSTWENNPPSIHLITIKAHDADLGINGEVSYHIKDSPVSHLVVIDSETGEVTAQKSLDYEQMAGFEFQVIAEDGGRPRFASSISVWVSLLDANDNAPEVIQPALSEGKATLSVLVNASTGHLLLPIENPSGLDPAVAGTAPMATHSPWSFLLVTIVARDADSGANGELLYSIQSGNEAHLFVLSPSLGQLFINVTNASSLIGSQWDLGIVVEDHGSPSLQTRVLLRVVFVTSVDHLRDSAHEPGVLSTPVLAMICLAVLLAILGLILALFVSICRTEKKDNRAYNCREAESTYRHQPKRPQKHIQKADIHLVPMLRAQGDEADEVRSSHKDTSKEALLEAGWDSCLQAPFHLTPTLYRTLRNQGNQGALAESQEVLQDTFNFLFNHPRQRNASRENLSLPESPPALGQPHVRPLKVPGSPIGRLAGDQGSEKAPQSPPASSATLRRQRNLNGKVSPEGESGPHQILRSLVRLSVAAFAERNPVEEFAGDSPPVQQISQLLSLLHQGQFQPKPNHRGNKYLAKPAGSGSSRATIPDTDGPGVRPGGQAETDLEEGPLGPEEDLSVKRLLEEELSSLLDPHTGLALDKLSPPDPAWMARLSLPLTTNYRDNLSSPDAAASEEPRTFQTFGKTAGPGPELSPTGTRLASTFVSEMSSLLEMLLGQHTVPVEAASAALRRLSVCGRTLSLDLATSGASGSEAQLSRKNAAHSRRDCGRNL; encoded by the exons ATGCTACTTCTGCCATTCCTGCTGGGGCTCTTGGGGCCAGGAAGCTACTTATTCCTTTCAGGGGATTGTCAAGAGGTGGCCACTGTCGTGGTGAAATTCCAAGTGACAGAGGAAGTGTCCTCTGGCACTGTGATAGCGAAACTGTCCCAAGAACCGGGAGTGGAGGAGAGGCGTGGGAAGGCGGGAGATGCCTTCCAGATCCTGCAGCTGCCTCAGGCACTGCCTATTCAGTTGAACTCCGAGGACGGCCTGCTCAGCACTTCCAGCCGGCTGGATCGGGAGCAGCTCTGCCGGCAGCACGATCCCTGCCTGCTGTCCTTTGATGTGCTGGCCACAAGGGCCTCGGCTCTGATTCATGTGGAGATTCAGGTACTGGACATCAACGACCACGAGCCCCAGTTTCCCAAGGCTGAGCAGGAGCTGGAAATCTCTGAGAGTGCCGCTCTGTACACACGAATCCCCTTGGACAGAGCTCTTGACCAAGACACTGGTCCTAACAGTTTATCTTcctactctctgtctctcagtgaaCACTTTGCTCTGGATGTTATTGTGGGGCCTGATGAGACCAAACATGCAGAACTTGTGGTGGTGAAGGAGTTGGACAGGGAAGTCCACTCAGTTTTTGATCTGGTGCTGACAGCCTATGACAATGGGAATCCCCCTAAGTCAGGCACCAGCATGGTCAAGGTCAATGTCCTGGATTCCAATGACAACAGCCCGGTGTTTGCTGAGAGTTCACTAGCACTAGAAATCCCAGAAGACACTGCTCCTGGCACTCTTCTCATAAACCTGACTGCTACGGACCCAGACCAAGGACCCAACGGGGAGGTAGAGTTCTTCTTTGGCAAACATGTGTCCCCAGAGGTGATGAACACCTTCGGTGTAGATGCCAAGACAGGCCAGATCATTTTGCGCCAAGCTCTAGACTATGAGAAGAATACTGCCTATGAGGTGGATGTCCAGGCAAGGGATCTGGGTCCCAATTCCATCCCTGGCCATTGCAAAGTTCTCATCAAAGTTCTGGATGTCAATGACAATGCTCCAAGCATCCACATCACATGGGCCTCCCAGATGTCCCTGGTGTCAGAAGATCTTCCCAGGGACAGTTTCATTGCTCTTGTCAGTGCCAATGACTTGGACTCAGGAAACAATGGTCTGGTGCACTGTTGGCTGAAGCAAGAGCTGGGCCACTTCAGGCTGAAAAGGACTAATGGCAACACGTACATGCTGCTCACCAACGCCACACTGGACCGAGAGCAGTGGTCCATATATACTCTCACGGTGTTTGCCCAAGACCAAGGACCCCAGCCCTTATCAGCTGAGAAGGAGCTCCGCATTCAAGTCAGTGATGTCAATGACAATGCACCTGTGTTTGAGAAGAACCGGTACGAGGTCTCCACTTGGGAAAACAACCCACCCTCTATTCATCTCATTACTATCAAAGCTCATGACGCTGACTTGGGCATTAATGGGGAAGTGTCATACCATATCAAAGACTCCCCCGTGTCTCACCTAGTAGTTATTGACTCTGAGACGGGAGAAGTCACTGCTCAGAAGTCACTGGACTATGAACAGATGGCAGGCTTTGAGTTCCAGGTGATAGCAGAGGATGGAGGGCGACCCCGGTTTGCATCCAGCATCTCTGTGTGGGTTAGCCTCTTGGATGCCAACGATAATGCCCCGGAAGTGATTCAGCCTGCGCTCAGTGAAGGCAAAGCCACCCTTTCAGTGCTTGTAAATGCCTCCACGGGCCACCTTCTGTTGCCCATCGAGAATCCCAGTGGCTTGGATCCAGCAGTTGCTGGTACAGCACCAATGGCTACCCACAGCCCCTGGTCTTTCCTTTTGGTGACGATTGTGGCAAGAGATGCAGACTCGGGGGCCAACGGGGAGCTCCTCTACAGCATTCAAAGTGGGAATGAGGCTCATCTCTTTGTCCTCAGCCCCTCCTTGGGGCAGCTATTCATTAACGTCACTAATGCCAGCAGCCTCATTGGGAGTCAGTGGGACCTGGGGATCGTGGTAGAGGACCACGGCAGCCCCTCCTTGCAGACTCGAGTTCTGTTGAGGGTTGTGTTTGTCACCAGTGTGGACCACCTGAGGGACTCTGCTCATGAGCCTGGGGTCCTGAGCACACCAGTGCTGGCAATGATCTGCCTGGCTGTCCTGCTGGCCATCCTTGGGTTGATCTTGGCCCTGTTCGTGTCCATCTGCCGGACAGAGAAGAAGGACAATAGGGCCTACAACTGTCGCGAAGCTGAGTCCACGTACCGCCACCAGCCTAAGAGGCCCCAGAAACACATTCAGAAGGCAGATATCCACCTGGTGCCTATGCTCAGGGCCCAGGGGGATGAGGCTGATGAAGTTAGGTCCTCTCACAAGGACACCAGTAAGGAGGCACTGCTGGAGGCAGGCTGGGACTCCTGCCTGCAGGCCCCGTTCCACCTCACACCAACCCTCTACAGGACCCTGCGTAACCAAGGCAACCAGGGGGCACTGGCAGAGAGCCAGGAGGTACTACAGGATACCTTCAACTTTCTTTTCAACCATCCCAGGCAGAGGAATGCCTCCAGAGAGAACCTAAGCCTTCCCGAGTCCCCACCTGCCCTAGGCCAGCCACACGTACGGCCTCTGAAAGTACCTGGCAGCCCCATAGGGAGGCTGGCTGGAGACCAGGGCAGTGAGAAGGCCCCCCAGAGCCCACCAGCCTCCTCTGCAACCCTGAGACGGCAGCGAAATCTCAATGGCAAAGTGTCTCCTGAGGGAGAGTCCGGTCCTCACCAGATTCTGAGGAGCCTGGTCCGGCTATCTGTGGCTGCTTTCGCAGAACGGAACCCTGTGGAGGAGTTTGCTGGGGACTCTCCTCCTGTCCAG CAAATCTCCCAGCTGCTGTCCTTGCTGCATCAGGGCCAATTCCAGCCCAAACCAAACCACCGAGGAAATAAATACTTGGCCAAGCCCGctggcagcggcagcagcag GGCTACCATCCCAGACACAGATGGCCCAGGTGTCAGGCCTGGTGGCCAAGCAGAAACTGACCTGGAAGAAGGCCCCCTAGGCCCCGAGGAGGACCTTTCTGTGAAGCGACTTCTAGAAGAAGAGCTGTCAAGCCTGCTGGACCCCCATACAG gTCTGGCCCTGGACAAGCTGAGTCCCCCTGACCCAGCCTGGATGGCGAGACTGTCGTTGCCCCTCACCACCAATTACCGAGACAACTTGTCGTCCCCTGACGCTGCAGCTTCAGAGGAACCGAGAACCTTCCAGACGTTCGGCAAAACAGCCGGACCGGGACCCGAGCTAAGCCCAACTGGCACGCGCCTGGCCAGCACGTTCGTCTCGGAGATGAGCTCGCTGCTGGAGATGCTGCTGGGGCAGCACACGGTGCCAGTGGAGGCTGCGTCCGCCGCTTTGCGGCGGCTCTCGGTGTGCGGCAGGACCCTCAGTCTAGACCTGGCCACCAGCGGGGCCTCGGGCTCAGAAGCACAGCTGAGTAGAAAGAACGCAGCGCACAGCAGACGTGACTGTGGCAGGAATCTATGA